DNA from Synechococcus sp. CBW1108:
GATCCTCCAGAAAGAACTGCAGCCCGTAAAAACGCTTGGCGCTGGCAGGGCCCTCAAAGGCGACCAGCACATCCACATCACTCGCCATGCCAGCAGCACCCCGCGCCCAGGAGCCAAACAACCGCAGCTGGCGCACCCCAAATTGTTCCTGCAAGTGAGGGCTGTGCTCGCGGATGCGACTGATCAACTGTTGCGTGCTGTCAGCCATGACGCGGCCCTGGAGCAGAGAACCATCCCGTCAACTCTAGGGAGCCCCTGCCACACCAAGAACCAGTGCCCCTGAGCAGTCATCGTGTAAGAGCAACTCAGATCAAGGGGTCATCCACCAGCGCATCCGGGAGTGGCCCATCGATCTCTGTCACGCCCTGGTATTCCAGGGCGGTGGCCTGCTCCACCAGCTCCGCCTTAGTCTGGCTGC
Protein-coding regions in this window:
- a CDS encoding nucleotidyltransferase family protein translates to MADSTQQLISRIREHSPHLQEQFGVRQLRLFGSWARGAAGMASDVDVLVAFEGPASAKRFYGLQFFLEDLLGCSVDLVSEKALREELRPAVEADAITI